In the genome of Desulfobaccales bacterium, one region contains:
- a CDS encoding tetratricopeptide repeat protein — MMKKQFSLWNAVAWMAALLVALSICACSSMEEKRDQFLASGKELYAKEDYISARLEFQNALQIDPKFAQGFLWLGKTELKLKNPRGAYGALNQAAELDPSLTEAQILLGDIFMLAKQPDKAQQKAEMALKQEPKNTEALLLSASLAATQGQPQKALDTLAEVRRLDPTKISAYLMGAAIFVQDKKPDKAAAILEQGIDANQKAMALYVARASLADKEKDFAVGETFLLKAVAQEPKNASLYNQLVRHYTAAGQKDKAEEAIRQTITLEPESEKPVILLARFLLSQGRRQEADKALKDFIKEHPDNYAGRFALAEFYVALRRPGEAESVLKEIIQKDPNGPKGLKAKGEQARLKLSQGQTEEAETLANEILKDNPKDMTATEIRGIIALNKKDGLTAVNSFRILSQDRPQDARTWLLLARAHLVNKENEQAKENAKKALQIKPDFQDARKFLYGMYLQDKDYDGAINTIQGYLRANEKDIANLVALGNVYTLKGDEAQAKATFQKIITLEPKNPQGNFQLAILSLRTKKIPEALKYAEKALQQDPNFIPALQLMAGIYQDQKQLDKALAMVRQAIERSPKNPQLHQMLGELLLVQKQPEAAIAPLEEALTLNPRQVTSLQLLALAYHQMPDPAKAVQQLEAKVADPKASPIFALVLGSVYEQDKKYDKAINLYNSLLARNLFTPLARNNQAFLIAEHDATPDNLARAQKLISQNLEDYPEEPSFLDTMGWVLCKQGNYVEAKTYLEKAVEKVPNQSSILYHLAWCEAKLGEAAAARENLQKAVDSKSKFPEREEAQKLLESLPAGGK; from the coding sequence ATGATGAAAAAACAATTTTCTCTGTGGAATGCCGTGGCTTGGATGGCGGCCCTTCTGGTGGCCCTCTCGATCTGTGCTTGCAGCAGCATGGAGGAGAAGCGGGATCAGTTCTTAGCTTCCGGAAAAGAATTATATGCGAAGGAAGACTATATCAGTGCCCGCCTGGAGTTTCAGAACGCCCTGCAGATTGACCCCAAGTTCGCCCAAGGCTTCTTGTGGTTGGGCAAAACGGAACTCAAATTGAAAAATCCCCGGGGGGCTTATGGGGCCTTGAATCAAGCGGCGGAACTGGACCCCAGCCTCACGGAGGCCCAAATCCTTCTGGGGGATATTTTCATGTTGGCCAAGCAACCGGACAAGGCCCAGCAAAAAGCGGAGATGGCTTTAAAGCAGGAACCCAAAAATACCGAAGCTTTACTCTTGTCCGCTTCCTTAGCCGCAACGCAAGGGCAACCGCAAAAGGCCTTGGATACCTTAGCAGAAGTGCGACGGCTGGACCCTACTAAGATCTCTGCCTACCTGATGGGGGCCGCCATCTTCGTCCAGGATAAGAAGCCGGACAAAGCCGCAGCTATCTTGGAGCAGGGGATTGACGCCAATCAGAAAGCGATGGCCCTCTATGTAGCCAGAGCCAGTCTGGCCGATAAGGAAAAGGATTTCGCGGTGGGAGAGACGTTTCTGCTGAAAGCCGTCGCCCAGGAACCCAAGAATGCCTCTCTTTATAATCAATTAGTGCGTCACTATACTGCGGCCGGTCAAAAAGATAAAGCCGAGGAGGCGATCCGCCAGACCATCACCCTGGAACCGGAGAGCGAAAAGCCGGTCATCTTGCTGGCGCGCTTCCTGCTCAGCCAAGGGCGACGCCAGGAGGCGGATAAGGCCCTCAAGGATTTCATCAAGGAGCATCCGGATAATTATGCGGGGCGTTTTGCCCTGGCCGAATTTTATGTTGCCCTGCGGAGGCCGGGGGAGGCTGAAAGCGTCCTGAAAGAAATTATCCAAAAGGACCCCAATGGACCGAAGGGATTAAAAGCCAAGGGTGAACAGGCGCGCCTGAAGCTCTCCCAGGGGCAGACCGAGGAGGCCGAAACGCTGGCCAATGAAATCTTGAAAGATAACCCCAAGGATATGACCGCCACCGAAATCCGGGGAATCATCGCCCTGAATAAAAAGGATGGCCTGACCGCGGTGAATAGTTTCCGTATCCTGAGCCAGGATCGGCCCCAAGACGCCCGGACCTGGCTGCTTCTAGCCCGGGCCCACCTGGTGAATAAGGAAAATGAACAGGCTAAGGAAAACGCCAAGAAGGCGTTACAGATCAAACCGGATTTTCAGGATGCCAGGAAATTCCTGTATGGCATGTATCTCCAGGACAAGGATTATGATGGGGCCATCAATACTATCCAAGGGTATCTGCGCGCCAATGAGAAAGATATTGCCAATCTCGTAGCTTTGGGGAATGTCTATACTCTCAAAGGTGATGAGGCCCAGGCCAAGGCAACCTTTCAGAAAATCATAACCTTGGAGCCCAAGAATCCCCAAGGCAACTTTCAACTGGCAATTCTGAGTTTAAGGACCAAGAAAATCCCCGAAGCCCTCAAGTATGCCGAAAAAGCGTTGCAGCAAGACCCCAATTTTATCCCGGCCTTGCAGCTCATGGCTGGGATCTATCAGGATCAAAAGCAGTTGGATAAGGCCTTGGCGATGGTGCGTCAAGCCATAGAGCGCAGTCCTAAAAATCCGCAACTTCACCAGATGTTGGGTGAACTGCTGCTGGTCCAGAAACAGCCCGAGGCTGCCATTGCTCCTCTGGAAGAAGCCCTGACCTTGAATCCGCGGCAAGTGACCTCTCTGCAGCTGCTCGCCCTGGCGTACCACCAGATGCCGGACCCGGCTAAGGCCGTGCAGCAACTGGAAGCAAAGGTAGCCGACCCCAAGGCTTCCCCGATCTTCGCTCTGGTGTTGGGATCAGTCTATGAGCAGGATAAGAAGTATGATAAGGCGATTAATCTCTATAACAGTCTGTTGGCCCGCAACCTTTTTACCCCTCTGGCCCGCAACAACCAGGCTTTTTTGATTGCCGAACACGATGCCACGCCGGACAACTTGGCCCGGGCCCAAAAACTGATTTCGCAAAACCTGGAGGACTACCCCGAAGAACCCAGCTTCTTGGACACCATGGGCTGGGTTCTGTGTAAACAGGGAAATTATGTTGAGGCCAAGACTTACCTGGAAAAGGCCGTAGAAAAGGTCCCCAACCAGTCGTCCATCCTCTACCATTTGGCCTGGTGTGAAGCCAAGCTGGGCGAGGCAGCCGCGGCCCGGGAAAATCTGCAGAAGGCCGTGGACAGCAAAA